The Shinella zoogloeoides genome contains the following window.
CTTCACCGCGACCTGCTTGCCATCGCGCACCGTTGCGGGATGGACCTGCGCGATGGAGGCGGCGGCGATGGGATCGCCGAAGCTGGTGTAGAGATCGGTGAGCGAGCGGCCGAGCGAGCCTTCCACCGTCGCGACGGCCGCTTCTTTCGGGAAGGTCGCCATGCGGTCCTGCAGGGCCGAAAGCTCGACGGCGATTTCCGCGCCCACCACGTCCGGGCGGGTCGCAAGGAACTGGCCCATCTTCACATAGGAGGGGCCGAGGCGCTCGATGGCGCGGGCAAGGTTGTCGCCACGCACGCCCTTGGCGGCCTTGCGGCGCTCGAAGAGGCCGGCAAAGGCATGGGCGGTGCGGGCAAGCGTCGGCATGCCCTCGGTCGGCAGCGCCGAGACCACGCCTTCGCGCACGAGGACCCAGCCCACGCGGGCAAGGCGGAAATAGGCGCCGACTACGCTCATGCGGAAAGGCCGTCCTTGCTGGGGAAGAGGGCCATGCTCAGAGCTTCCAGCCCGAATGCAGCGCCGCGATGCCGCCGGTATAGTTGGTGTAGGTAACGCGCGAGAAGCCGGCGTTACGGATTATCGCGGCAAAGTCTTCCTGATTGGGGAACTTGCGGATCGATTCCACCAGATACTGGTAGGGTTCGGCGTCGCCCGTGATCATCTTGCCGAATTGCGGGATCGCCTTGAACGACCAGGCGTCATAGACCTTGTCGAGCAGCGGCATTTCCACCTCGGAGAATTCCAGCACCAGCAGCCGCCCGCCGCGCTTCAGCACGCGGTAGGCTTCCGAAAGCGCGACATCGATGCGCGGCACGTTGCGGATGCCGAAGGCGATCGTATAGGCGTCGAAGGTGCCGGCCTCGAAGGGCAACTCTTCGGCATTGGCCTCGACGAAGTCGAGATTGGCCGAAAGCCCCTTCTTCGCCGCCCGGTCCGCGCCGACGCCGAGCATGGAGCCGTTGATGTCGAGCACGGTCGAATGGGCAAGACGGTCGGATGCTTCCACGATGCGGAAGGCGATGTCGCCGGTGCCGCCGGCAACGTCAAGCGACCTGTAGGCGGCGTCCTTGCGCGGGTTGAGGCTGGCGATCATCGCGTCCTTCCAGGCCCGGTGCAGGCCGGCGGACATGACGTCGTTCATGATGTCGTAGCGCTTGGCGACCTTGTGGAACACGTCGTTGACGAGCGCCTGCTTCTCGCCTTCCCGCACCTCGCGGAAGCCGTAGGAGGTTTCCATGCCGCCGTCTGCGGATGTGCGCTGTTCGGTCATCGTCGTCTCCATGGGCCGGTCTGTCGCAGCCATATTGCTGGCAAGACCATAGCGAATTGGCTTTGGCCGCGCTATCTGAACGCTTCGCCGGGTATATAGGACATTGATGGCCGGGAGGGAAATGCCGGACCGCGGCAAATGCGCTCAAGGTTAAATCGTCTTCAAGGAGAACGGGATGCCGGAATTGCCGGAAGTGGAAACGGTCAAGCGCGGCCTTGCGCCCGTCATGGAAGGATCGCGCATCCGCCGCGCGGAATTGCGCCGCCCGGACCTGCGCTTTCCCTTCCCGCCCGCTTTTTCCGAGGCGCTGGAAGGCCGCCGCGTCGTCTCGCTCGGCCGCCGCGCCAAATATCTGCTGATCGATATCGAGGGCGGCGACGTGGTGATCGCCCATCTCGGCATGTCCGGCTCGTTCCGGGTGGAGGGCGCGCCGGAGGCGCAAACGCCCGGCGACTTCCACATGCCGCGCAGCAAGGACACGCGCCACGACCATGTCGTCTTCCATCTGGAGACGGCGGAAGGCGAGCGCCGCGTCGTCTATAACGATCCGCGCCGCTTCGGCTTCATGGACCTTGCCCGCCGCGAGGATCTCGCCGCCCATGCCTTCTTCCGCGATCTCGGCCCCGAGCCGACCGGCAATACGCTCGACGCCGACCATATCGCCGCCCGGTTCCGCAATCGCCAGACGCCGCTGAAGGCCGCACTACTCGACCAGAAGAACATTGCCGGCCTCGGCAATATCTACGTCTGCGAGGCCCTGTGGCGCTCCCATCTTTCACCGGAGCGGCTGGCCGGAACGCTGGTGACGGCGGCCGGCAAGCCGAAGAAGGAACTTGTGGCGCTCACGGCCTCGATCCGAGAGGTCATTGCCGATGCCATCGAGGCCGGCGGCTCGACCCTGCGCGACCATATCCGCGCCGACGGCTCGCTCGGCTATTTCCAGCACTCCTTTTCCGTCTATGACCGCGAGAAGGAGCCTTGCCGCACGCCGGGCTGCACGGGCACTATCGGCCGCATCGTGCAGGGCGGCCGATCGACCTTCCACTGCGCCGTCTGCCAGAAGTAAGTCTTAAGGAGAGAAACATGGCCTATGAAACCCTGCTGGTCGAGACGCGCGGACGCGT
Protein-coding sequences here:
- the ubiE gene encoding bifunctional demethylmenaquinone methyltransferase/2-methoxy-6-polyprenyl-1,4-benzoquinol methylase UbiE translates to MTEQRTSADGGMETSYGFREVREGEKQALVNDVFHKVAKRYDIMNDVMSAGLHRAWKDAMIASLNPRKDAAYRSLDVAGGTGDIAFRIVEASDRLAHSTVLDINGSMLGVGADRAAKKGLSANLDFVEANAEELPFEAGTFDAYTIAFGIRNVPRIDVALSEAYRVLKRGGRLLVLEFSEVEMPLLDKVYDAWSFKAIPQFGKMITGDAEPYQYLVESIRKFPNQEDFAAIIRNAGFSRVTYTNYTGGIAALHSGWKL
- the mutM gene encoding bifunctional DNA-formamidopyrimidine glycosylase/DNA-(apurinic or apyrimidinic site) lyase — protein: MPELPEVETVKRGLAPVMEGSRIRRAELRRPDLRFPFPPAFSEALEGRRVVSLGRRAKYLLIDIEGGDVVIAHLGMSGSFRVEGAPEAQTPGDFHMPRSKDTRHDHVVFHLETAEGERRVVYNDPRRFGFMDLARREDLAAHAFFRDLGPEPTGNTLDADHIAARFRNRQTPLKAALLDQKNIAGLGNIYVCEALWRSHLSPERLAGTLVTAAGKPKKELVALTASIREVIADAIEAGGSTLRDHIRADGSLGYFQHSFSVYDREKEPCRTPGCTGTIGRIVQGGRSTFHCAVCQK